From Polaribacter butkevichii, a single genomic window includes:
- a CDS encoding BLUF domain-containing protein, whose product MKLRRIAYTSKATVEFTKRDLLDLLHDSRAYNTLDNISGVLIHKEGYFLQILEGEPKDLNDLLARLRKDTRHTEFKIIDDRLVDKRMFLNWAMGCADFDDPSLSMIPGVRSGLTNPEVMESLINRLPEVATYLHDNLTYQQINGVETTENN is encoded by the coding sequence ATGAAATTACGTCGTATTGCCTACACTAGTAAGGCTACTGTAGAGTTTACTAAGCGTGATTTATTAGATTTACTTCACGATTCTAGAGCCTATAATACCTTAGATAATATTAGCGGAGTGCTAATTCATAAAGAGGGATATTTTCTTCAGATTTTAGAAGGAGAACCTAAAGACCTTAATGATCTTTTAGCTCGCCTTCGTAAAGATACTAGACATACCGAATTTAAAATTATTGATGATCGTTTGGTAGATAAACGAATGTTTTTAAACTGGGCCATGGGTTGTGCAGATTTTGACGATCCTTCTTTAAGCATGATTCCCGGAGTTCGTAGTGGTTTAACAAACCCAGAAGTTATGGAAAGCCTTATTAACAGGCTACCAGAAGTTGCCACTTATTTACATGACAATTTAACCTATCAACAAATAAATGGTGTAGAAACAACAGAAAATAATTAA